In the Malus domestica chromosome 16, GDT2T_hap1 genome, one interval contains:
- the LOC103402790 gene encoding protein NSP-INTERACTING KINASE 2-like isoform X2, protein MEIRTEGKALCFVAFFCFWTSAATGLLSPKGVNYEVQALVSIREALKDPRGVLRNWDGTSVDPCIWNLVTCSLDGLVIGLGTPSQNLSGTLSPSIGNLTNLQLVTFQDNHITGSIPAELGRLQKLQTLDLSSNLFNGEIPSTLSHLKSLQYLRLNNNTLSGAIPSSFANMTQLAFLDMSYNNLSGPVPRFPAKTFNVVGNPLICATGKEQDCSGTTRPPLSLPSNNSTNSQAAERPRSHKIALAFASSLGCICLLILGFGFLLWWRQKHNKQIFLDVTEQHHEEVCLGNLRSFHFRELQAATHNFSSKNLVGKGGFGNVYKGYLRDGTVIAVKRLKDTNAIGGEIQFQTELEMISLAVHRNLLRLYGFCMTAKERLLVYPYMSNGSVASRLKAKPPLDWSTRKRIALGAGRGLLYLHEQCDPKIIHRDVKAANILLDDYCEAVVGDFGLAKLLDHHDSHITTAVRGTVGHIAPEYLSTGQSSEKTDVFGFGILILELISGQRALEFGKAANQKGAILDWVKKIQQEKKFDVLVGKELKNDYDPIEVEEMIQVALLCTQNLPSQRPKMSEVVRMLEGDGLAEKWEASQRAESNRCRANEFSSSERYSDLTDDSSLLAQAMELSGPR, encoded by the exons ATGGAAATTAGGACGGAAGGTAAAGCTTTGTGCTTTGTGGCATTTTTCTGCTTTTGGACTTCTGCTGCAACTGGTTTGCTTTCTCCAAAGGGTGTTAACTATGAAG TGCAAGCATTGGTGAGCATTAGAGAAGCTCTCAAGGATCCTCGCGGCGTTCTTCGAAATTGGGATGGAACTTCTGTTGATCCCTGCATCTGGAACCTGGTTACTTGTTCTCTTGATGGCTTAGTCATTGGCCT GGGAACTCCAAGCCAGAATTTATCAGGCACTTTGTCGCCAAGCATTGGAAACTTGACAAATCTCCAGCTTGT TACATTTCAGGATAATCATATAACAGGATCGATCCCCGCCGAGCTCGGGAGGCTCCAAAAGCTTCAAACACTTGATCTCTCCAGCAACTTGTTCAATGGAGAAATTCCCAGCACTCTATCACACCTGAAAAGCCTACAATACCT GCGGCTAAACAATAACACTCTCTCTGGGGCAATTCCTTCATCATTTGCTAATATGACCCAGCTGGCATTTCT GGACATGTCTTATAATAATTTGAGTGGTCCGGTCCCAAGGTTTCCTGCTAAAACATTCAA CGTTGTGGGAAACCCTCTGATATGTGCCACCGGAAAGGAGCAAGACTGCTCCGGCACGACACGACCGCCGCTATCTTTGCCCTCGAATAATTCAACAA ATTCTCAAGCCGCCGAGAGACCTAGGAGCCACAAAATCGCCTTAGCGTTTGCCTCGAGCCTTGGCTGCATCTGCCTTCTAATtcttggttttggtttccttcttTGGTGGAGGCAGAAACACAACAAGCAAATATTCTTAGATGTTACCG AACAACATCACGAAGAAGTTTGCCTTGGAAACTTGAGGTCGTTTCACTTCAGAGAACTTCAAGCAGCAACACACAACTTCAGCAGCAAAAACTTGGTTGGTAAGGGTGGTTTCGGGAATGTCTACAAAGGATATCTCCGAGATGGTACAGTAATAGCAGTCAAAAGGCTCAAGGACACGAATGCCATAGGTGGGGAAATCCAATTTCAGACCGAACTTGAGATGATCAGCCTCGCTGTGCACAGGAACCTCCTCCGGCTTTATGGTTTTTGCATGACAGCCAAAGAGAGGCTTTTGGTTTATCCTTACATGTCTAACGGAAGTGTTGCTTCACGTCTCAAAG CCAAGCCACCCCTGGATTGGAGTACAAGGAAAAGGATTGCATTGGGAGCTGGAAGGGGACTATTGTACTTGCATGAGCAGTGTGACCCCAAGATCATTCACCGTGATGTGAAGGCTGCGAATATTCTGCTAGATGATTACTGCGAGGCTGTTGTTGGAGATTTTGGGTTGGCAAAGCTGTTGGATCACCATGATTCACACATTACAACCGCTGTTAGGGGCACCGTGGGGCACATTGCCCCGGAGTACCTCTCAACAGGCCAGTCCTCTGAGAAGACTGATGTTTTTGGGTTTGGTATCCTCATACTCGAACTAATATCTGGACAAAGAGCTCTTGAGTTTGGGAAAGCAGCAAACCAGAAAGGGGCAATACTTGACTGG GTGAAGAAAATCCAACAGGAAAAGAAGTTTGATGTGCTGGTTGGCAAGGAACTGAAAAATGACTATGATCCAATAGAGGTCGAAGAAATGATTCAAGTAGCTCTCTTGTGCACTCAAAATCTTCCTAGCCAGAGACCAAAGATGTCTGAAGTGGTTCGAATGCTTGAAGGAGATGGACTTGCGGAGAAATGGGAGGCTTCTCAGAGAGCTGAATCTAATAGGTGCAGAGCCAATGAGTTTTCCTCCTCGGAACGGTACTCTGATCTTACCGATGACTCTTCATTGCTTGCACAAGCAATGGAGCTGTCTGGACCAAGATAA
- the LOC103402790 gene encoding protein NSP-INTERACTING KINASE 2-like isoform X1: MRREKPAWKPLWKLSRSSEPSAIQIFPLSRSLSLLSLKADHMQALVSIREALKDPRGVLRNWDGTSVDPCIWNLVTCSLDGLVIGLGTPSQNLSGTLSPSIGNLTNLQLVTFQDNHITGSIPAELGRLQKLQTLDLSSNLFNGEIPSTLSHLKSLQYLRLNNNTLSGAIPSSFANMTQLAFLDMSYNNLSGPVPRFPAKTFNVVGNPLICATGKEQDCSGTTRPPLSLPSNNSTNSQAAERPRSHKIALAFASSLGCICLLILGFGFLLWWRQKHNKQIFLDVTEQHHEEVCLGNLRSFHFRELQAATHNFSSKNLVGKGGFGNVYKGYLRDGTVIAVKRLKDTNAIGGEIQFQTELEMISLAVHRNLLRLYGFCMTAKERLLVYPYMSNGSVASRLKAKPPLDWSTRKRIALGAGRGLLYLHEQCDPKIIHRDVKAANILLDDYCEAVVGDFGLAKLLDHHDSHITTAVRGTVGHIAPEYLSTGQSSEKTDVFGFGILILELISGQRALEFGKAANQKGAILDWVKKIQQEKKFDVLVGKELKNDYDPIEVEEMIQVALLCTQNLPSQRPKMSEVVRMLEGDGLAEKWEASQRAESNRCRANEFSSSERYSDLTDDSSLLAQAMELSGPR; this comes from the exons ATGAGGAGAGAGAAACCAGCGTG GAAGCCACTTTGGAAGCTCAGCAGATCATCAGAGCCAAGTGCTATACAGATTTtccctctctctcgctctctctccctcctctctctcAAAGCTGACCATA TGCAAGCATTGGTGAGCATTAGAGAAGCTCTCAAGGATCCTCGCGGCGTTCTTCGAAATTGGGATGGAACTTCTGTTGATCCCTGCATCTGGAACCTGGTTACTTGTTCTCTTGATGGCTTAGTCATTGGCCT GGGAACTCCAAGCCAGAATTTATCAGGCACTTTGTCGCCAAGCATTGGAAACTTGACAAATCTCCAGCTTGT TACATTTCAGGATAATCATATAACAGGATCGATCCCCGCCGAGCTCGGGAGGCTCCAAAAGCTTCAAACACTTGATCTCTCCAGCAACTTGTTCAATGGAGAAATTCCCAGCACTCTATCACACCTGAAAAGCCTACAATACCT GCGGCTAAACAATAACACTCTCTCTGGGGCAATTCCTTCATCATTTGCTAATATGACCCAGCTGGCATTTCT GGACATGTCTTATAATAATTTGAGTGGTCCGGTCCCAAGGTTTCCTGCTAAAACATTCAA CGTTGTGGGAAACCCTCTGATATGTGCCACCGGAAAGGAGCAAGACTGCTCCGGCACGACACGACCGCCGCTATCTTTGCCCTCGAATAATTCAACAA ATTCTCAAGCCGCCGAGAGACCTAGGAGCCACAAAATCGCCTTAGCGTTTGCCTCGAGCCTTGGCTGCATCTGCCTTCTAATtcttggttttggtttccttcttTGGTGGAGGCAGAAACACAACAAGCAAATATTCTTAGATGTTACCG AACAACATCACGAAGAAGTTTGCCTTGGAAACTTGAGGTCGTTTCACTTCAGAGAACTTCAAGCAGCAACACACAACTTCAGCAGCAAAAACTTGGTTGGTAAGGGTGGTTTCGGGAATGTCTACAAAGGATATCTCCGAGATGGTACAGTAATAGCAGTCAAAAGGCTCAAGGACACGAATGCCATAGGTGGGGAAATCCAATTTCAGACCGAACTTGAGATGATCAGCCTCGCTGTGCACAGGAACCTCCTCCGGCTTTATGGTTTTTGCATGACAGCCAAAGAGAGGCTTTTGGTTTATCCTTACATGTCTAACGGAAGTGTTGCTTCACGTCTCAAAG CCAAGCCACCCCTGGATTGGAGTACAAGGAAAAGGATTGCATTGGGAGCTGGAAGGGGACTATTGTACTTGCATGAGCAGTGTGACCCCAAGATCATTCACCGTGATGTGAAGGCTGCGAATATTCTGCTAGATGATTACTGCGAGGCTGTTGTTGGAGATTTTGGGTTGGCAAAGCTGTTGGATCACCATGATTCACACATTACAACCGCTGTTAGGGGCACCGTGGGGCACATTGCCCCGGAGTACCTCTCAACAGGCCAGTCCTCTGAGAAGACTGATGTTTTTGGGTTTGGTATCCTCATACTCGAACTAATATCTGGACAAAGAGCTCTTGAGTTTGGGAAAGCAGCAAACCAGAAAGGGGCAATACTTGACTGG GTGAAGAAAATCCAACAGGAAAAGAAGTTTGATGTGCTGGTTGGCAAGGAACTGAAAAATGACTATGATCCAATAGAGGTCGAAGAAATGATTCAAGTAGCTCTCTTGTGCACTCAAAATCTTCCTAGCCAGAGACCAAAGATGTCTGAAGTGGTTCGAATGCTTGAAGGAGATGGACTTGCGGAGAAATGGGAGGCTTCTCAGAGAGCTGAATCTAATAGGTGCAGAGCCAATGAGTTTTCCTCCTCGGAACGGTACTCTGATCTTACCGATGACTCTTCATTGCTTGCACAAGCAATGGAGCTGTCTGGACCAAGATAA
- the LOC103402794 gene encoding S-adenosylmethionine decarboxylase proenzyme-like, with product MAMEGSAIGFEGYEKRLEITFFEPSIFLDPEGRGLRSLSKAQIDEFLDQAECTIVSSLSNDDVDSYVLSESSLFIHPYKMIIKTCGTTKLLRVIPTVLQLAETISLAVRSVKYTRGSFIFPGAQTYPHRSFSEEVSVLDSYFGKLGSGSRAYVMGRSDGPQKWHVYSATAESASLIEPVYTLEMCMTGLDRGKASVFYKTQSSSATAMTTESGIRKILPDSDICDFEFDPCGYSMNSIEGAAISTIHVTPEDGFSYASFETAGYDLKDVNLNQLVERVLVCFQPKEFSIAVHCNVASKSHQQHCSVDLKGYCREESSHEELGLGGAIVYQRFLKTERCSSPRSTLKGCWREEEEEEDY from the coding sequence ATGGCCATGGAGGGATCTGCTATTGGATTTGAAGGTTATGAAAAGAGGCTAGAAATAACATTTTTCGAGCCGAGTATCTTTCTCGACCCTGAAGGAAGGGGTCTTCGGTCTCTGTCCAAAGCTCAGATCGATGAATTTCTTGACCAAGCTGAGTGCACTATCGTCTCGTCATTGTCGAATGACGATGTTGACTCGTATGTTCTTTCTGAGTCAAGCCTCTTTATTCATCCATACAAGATGATCATCAAAACTTGTGGCACAACCAAGTTGCTCCGTGTGATCCCGACTGTCCTTCAGTTGGCTGAAACCATTTCCCTTGCTGTGAGATCTGTGAAGTACACTCGTGGGAGTTTCATTTTTCCAGGAGCACAGACATACCCTCATCGTAGCTTCTCAGAAGAAGTTTCGGTCCTTGACAGCTACTTCGGGAAGCTTGGGTCAGGAAGCAGGGCGTACGTAATGGGCAGGTCAGACGGACCTCAGAAATGGCATGTGTATTCTGCGACTGCCGAATCAGCAAGCTTGATCGAACCTGTGTATACACTCGAAATGTGCATGACTGGTTTGGACAGGGGAAAGGCTTCTGTATTCTACAAAACCCAATCGAGCTCAGCCACAGCGATGACAACCGAATCTGGTATCCGAAAGATCCTTCCAGATTCCGACATTTGCGATTTCGAGTTTGACCCCTGTGGTTATTCCATGAACTCCATCGAAGGAGCTGCAATTTCGACCATTCACGTCACACCAGAAGATGGCTTCAGTTATGCAAGTTTTGAAACCGCTGGATATGATCTGAAAGATGTGAACCTGAACCAGTTGGTTGAGAGGGTATTGGTTTGTTTCCAACCGAAAGAGTTCTCCATAGCTGTGCACTGCAATGTTGCTAGCAAGTCACACCAGCAACATTGTTCCGTGGATTTGAAGGGATACTGTCGCGAAGAGAGCAGCCACGAAGAGCTTGGACTGGGTGGAGCGATTGTCTACCAGAGGTTCCTGAAGACCGAGCGCTGCAGTTCTCCTCGATCAACTCTCAAGGGCTGctggagagaggaagaagaggaagaagattaTTGA